A window of the Kosakonia sp. BYX6 genome harbors these coding sequences:
- the bepA gene encoding beta-barrel assembly-enhancing protease — MFRQLKRTLVATLIATLFAGAVVPAFADSADNLPDMGTSAGSTLSIGQEMQMGDFYVRQLRGSAPLINDPLLVQYVNSLGMRLVAHAYSVKTPFHFYLVNNDEINAFAFFGGNVVLHSALFRYTDNESQLASVMAHEISHVTQRHLARAMEDQKSSAPLTWAGALGSILLAMANPQAGMAALTGTLAGTRQGMISFTQQNEQEADRIGIQVLQRAGFDPQAMPTFLEKLLDQSRYSSRPPEILLTHPLPESRLSDARNRANQMRPVVVQSSEEFYMAKARTLGMYNSGRNQLTDDQLDAWSKGNVRQQRAAQYGRALLAMEAKKFGDAAKTLQPLLNAEPNNAWYLDLSTDIDLGQNKSADAIKRLNAASEIKTNPVLQLNLANAYLEGGQPAQAVQILNRYTFTNKDDVNGWDLLAQAEGALGNRDQELAARAESQALVGRLDQAITLLSSASSQVKLGSLQQARYDARIDQLRQMQQRFRPYEKM, encoded by the coding sequence ATGTTCAGGCAGTTGAAACGAACGCTGGTCGCAACCCTTATTGCCACGCTTTTTGCGGGTGCGGTTGTTCCGGCCTTTGCGGATTCGGCAGACAATCTGCCGGATATGGGCACCTCGGCAGGAAGCACGCTCTCCATCGGTCAGGAGATGCAAATGGGCGATTTTTATGTTCGCCAATTGCGCGGCAGCGCCCCGCTGATTAACGATCCGCTGTTAGTGCAGTATGTCAATTCGCTGGGCATGCGATTGGTTGCTCATGCCTATTCCGTGAAAACCCCTTTCCACTTCTATCTTGTCAATAATGACGAAATCAACGCCTTCGCCTTTTTTGGCGGCAATGTGGTGCTGCACTCGGCGCTTTTCCGTTATACGGATAACGAGAGCCAGCTCGCCTCGGTGATGGCGCACGAAATTTCCCACGTGACTCAGCGCCATCTGGCGCGGGCGATGGAAGATCAAAAAAGCAGCGCGCCGCTGACCTGGGCCGGAGCGCTGGGGTCGATTTTGCTGGCGATGGCTAACCCGCAAGCCGGTATGGCGGCGCTGACCGGTACGCTGGCGGGCACGCGACAAGGGATGATCAGTTTTACCCAGCAGAACGAACAGGAAGCGGATCGCATTGGCATTCAGGTGCTGCAACGCGCCGGGTTTGATCCGCAGGCGATGCCGACATTCCTTGAGAAATTGCTCGATCAGTCGCGCTACTCCAGCCGTCCGCCGGAAATTTTGCTCACCCACCCATTGCCGGAAAGCCGCCTGTCGGATGCCCGCAACCGCGCGAACCAGATGCGTCCTGTGGTGGTGCAATCCTCTGAAGAGTTTTACATGGCGAAGGCCAGAACGCTGGGCATGTACAATTCCGGACGCAATCAGTTAACCGATGACCAGCTTGATGCCTGGTCGAAGGGCAATGTTCGCCAGCAACGCGCCGCGCAATATGGCCGCGCGTTACTGGCAATGGAAGCGAAAAAGTTCGGCGACGCGGCGAAAACGTTGCAGCCATTGCTGAACGCCGAGCCGAATAACGCCTGGTATCTCGACCTGTCGACGGATATCGATTTAGGGCAGAACAAAAGCGCCGACGCCATTAAACGCCTGAATGCGGCGAGCGAGATAAAAACCAACCCGGTGCTGCAACTCAACCTGGCGAATGCTTACTTAGAAGGCGGCCAGCCTGCGCAAGCGGTACAGATCCTCAACCGCTACACATTTACCAATAAAGATGATGTCAACGGCTGGGATTTGCTGGCGCAGGCCGAAGGCGCGCTTGGCAACCGCGATCAGGAGCTTGCTGCGCGGGCTGAAAGCCAGGCACTGGTCGGCAGGCTGGATCAGGCGATTACGCTTTTGAGCAGCGCCAGTTCGCAGGTGAAACTCGGCAGCCTACAACAGGCGCGTTACGATGCGCGTATTGATCAGTTGCGCCAAATGCAGCAGCGTTTCCGCCCGTACGAAAAGATGTAA
- a CDS encoding AI-2E family transporter produces the protein MLEMLMQWYRRRFSDPEAIALLVILLAGFCILFFFSGLLAPLLVALVIAYLLEWPTARLQRVGCSRTWAAIIVMVLFVGILMVMAFVVMPVAWQQGIYLIRDMPGMLSKLSDFAATLPRRYPALMDAGIIDAMAENMRSRMLTMGDSVVKYSLASLVGLLTLAVYLVLVPLMVFFLVKDKEQMLNAVRRVLPRNRGLAGQVWKEMNQQITNYIRGKVLEMIVVGVATWIGFILFGLNYSLLLAVLVGFSVLIPYIGAFVVTIPVVGVALFQFGLGTEFWSCFAVYLIIQGLDGNLLVPVLFSEAVNLHPLVIILSVIIFGGLWGFWGVFFAIPLATLIQAVIHAWPDSPPVIEE, from the coding sequence ATGCTCGAAATGTTGATGCAGTGGTATCGCCGTCGCTTCAGCGACCCGGAGGCGATTGCGCTGCTGGTCATTCTGCTTGCGGGTTTCTGTATTCTCTTCTTTTTCAGCGGCCTTCTCGCGCCGCTACTGGTTGCGCTGGTTATCGCTTATCTCCTTGAGTGGCCGACGGCACGTTTGCAACGCGTTGGCTGTTCACGCACCTGGGCGGCCATCATTGTGATGGTGCTGTTCGTCGGCATCCTGATGGTGATGGCCTTCGTGGTGATGCCGGTTGCCTGGCAGCAGGGGATCTACCTGATTCGCGATATGCCCGGCATGCTCAGTAAACTCTCTGATTTCGCCGCCACGCTGCCGCGCCGTTACCCGGCATTAATGGACGCCGGGATCATCGATGCGATGGCGGAAAATATGCGCTCGCGCATGCTGACGATGGGCGATTCAGTGGTGAAATACTCCCTGGCTTCGCTGGTCGGTCTGTTAACGCTGGCGGTCTATCTGGTGCTGGTTCCGTTAATGGTCTTCTTCCTCGTTAAAGATAAAGAGCAGATGCTCAACGCCGTGCGCCGTGTGTTACCGCGCAATCGCGGTCTTGCCGGGCAAGTGTGGAAGGAGATGAACCAGCAAATCACCAACTATATTCGTGGCAAAGTGCTGGAGATGATTGTCGTCGGCGTCGCCACGTGGATTGGTTTTATCCTGTTTGGCCTCAACTATTCGCTGCTGCTGGCGGTGCTGGTGGGCTTCTCGGTGTTGATTCCTTACATCGGCGCGTTTGTGGTGACCATTCCAGTGGTCGGCGTGGCGCTGTTCCAGTTCGGCCTTGGCACCGAGTTCTGGAGCTGCTTCGCGGTGTATTTGATTATTCAGGGGCTGGACGGCAACTTGCTGGTGCCGGTGCTGTTCTCCGAAGCGGTCAATTTGCACCCGCTGGTGATTATTCTGTCGGTGATCATCTTTGGCGGGCTGTGGGGCTTCTGGGGTGTGTTCTTCGCCATCCCGCTCGCCACGCTGATTCAGGCGGTGATCCACGCCTGGCCGGATTCGCCGCCGGTGATTGAAGAGTGA
- the focA gene encoding formate transporter FocA yields MDTGNAFDLRLPAEMAKVAEQSGLYKVTKKKELSFFLAVTAGVFISIAFVFYITVTAGPAPASELAKLAGGVCFSLGLILVVVCGADLFTSTVLTVMAKASGLISWRQLLVNWLVVYLGNLVGALFFVALIWFAGQAMSSNGLWGLNVLQTADHKMHHTFIEAVCLGTLCNLMVCLAVWISYSGHTLTDKIMAMLLPIGMFVASGFEHSIANMFLLPLAVIIRYFAPESFWAAVHTSPDNFPALTFSNMITANLIPVTIGNIIGGGLLVGVTYWIIYLRNTPNGH; encoded by the coding sequence ATGGATACCGGCAACGCGTTTGACCTGCGACTTCCTGCGGAAATGGCAAAAGTCGCCGAGCAGTCAGGCTTATACAAAGTGACAAAAAAGAAGGAGTTGTCGTTCTTTCTCGCGGTCACGGCGGGCGTCTTTATTTCTATTGCCTTTGTTTTTTATATCACCGTTACCGCTGGCCCTGCCCCGGCGAGCGAGCTGGCGAAACTTGCGGGCGGCGTCTGTTTTTCTCTCGGCCTGATTCTGGTGGTGGTGTGCGGCGCGGATCTGTTTACCTCCACCGTGCTAACGGTAATGGCAAAAGCCAGTGGGTTGATTAGCTGGCGGCAATTGCTGGTCAACTGGTTGGTGGTCTATCTCGGCAATTTGGTCGGCGCGCTGTTCTTTGTCGCGCTGATTTGGTTTGCCGGTCAAGCGATGAGCAGCAATGGTTTGTGGGGGCTGAATGTGTTGCAAACCGCCGATCATAAAATGCACCACACCTTTATTGAGGCGGTTTGCCTCGGCACGTTGTGCAATTTGATGGTTTGCCTGGCGGTGTGGATAAGTTATTCCGGCCACACCTTAACCGACAAAATTATGGCGATGCTGTTACCGATCGGCATGTTTGTCGCCAGCGGGTTTGAGCACAGTATCGCCAATATGTTTCTGCTGCCGCTGGCCGTCATTATTCGCTATTTCGCACCGGAAAGTTTTTGGGCGGCGGTGCACACATCGCCAGATAACTTCCCGGCGCTGACGTTCAGCAACATGATTACCGCCAACCTGATCCCGGTGACGATTGGCAATATTATCGGCGGTGGCTTATTGGTCGGCGTGACTTACTGGATTATCTACTTGCGCAATACCCCGAACGGGCATTAG
- a CDS encoding sigma 54-interacting transcriptional regulator encodes MILQDDFQASLLRAFIPLPPPFSPVQFIELRFDNTHFWRCFDDGSVAQSDREYSGTISDSSLHMVLLNGGEMAELRFVRTDNGTFTDKDNALFAWLARLAAQALEENVTRAQLSQSVALLREERDHHRVLVDITNSVLSHLDLDDLVADVSREIHRFFGIDNIRIVLRDTLHSRQLVCHATHFPHCPPETERFPLRSESAFLLAALNDNQSAMLQQAQDETLWYSDPLLQQLTLQGLNTLLVLPLAFSRQSTGVLLLAHRNNAIFSEQNCRLLRQIADRIGIAVDNADAYRTVTHLKENLHSENRKLNEQISSSQTFGDIIYQSDAMRDVLQQVNIVALSDSTVLILGETGTGKEIIARALHQMSPRKDKPLVKINCAAIPSSLLESELFGHDKGAFTGAINTHRGRFEMADEGTLFLDEIGDMPIELQPKLLRVLQEREIERIGGTKTIPVNVRVIAATNRDLRQMVIDREFRNDLFYRLNVFPLVLPPLRERPEDIPLLARYFTQKLARRLNRTIDTIPADTIHQLMRYEWPGNVRELENVIERAVLLSRDNVLTLHLHAQPASSMVQPVTRDPFPFPLPKVAEMMHPEPPENDEEERQRIIQVLRETNGIVAGTRGAAAKLGMKRTTLLSRMQRLGIAVREVL; translated from the coding sequence ATGATCTTACAAGATGACTTTCAGGCTTCACTGCTTCGGGCATTTATCCCCCTGCCACCCCCTTTCAGCCCCGTCCAGTTCATTGAATTACGTTTTGATAACACGCACTTCTGGCGCTGCTTTGATGATGGCAGCGTCGCGCAAAGCGATCGCGAATACAGCGGCACGATCAGCGACAGTTCGCTGCATATGGTATTGCTCAATGGCGGCGAGATGGCGGAGCTGCGTTTTGTGCGCACCGATAATGGCACCTTCACCGACAAAGACAACGCGCTGTTTGCCTGGCTGGCGCGGCTCGCTGCGCAAGCGCTGGAAGAAAATGTCACGCGCGCGCAGTTAAGCCAGTCCGTCGCGTTGCTGCGCGAAGAGCGCGATCACCATCGGGTGCTGGTGGATATCACCAATTCGGTGTTGTCGCATTTGGATCTTGATGATCTGGTGGCCGATGTTTCCCGCGAGATCCACCGTTTTTTTGGCATCGATAATATTCGCATTGTGCTGCGCGATACCCTGCATTCACGCCAATTAGTGTGCCATGCCACCCATTTCCCCCACTGCCCGCCGGAAACTGAGCGCTTCCCATTACGCAGTGAAAGCGCGTTTCTGTTGGCGGCGCTGAATGACAACCAAAGCGCGATGCTACAACAGGCGCAGGATGAAACCTTGTGGTACAGCGATCCGCTGTTGCAGCAACTCACCCTGCAAGGGCTGAACACGCTGCTGGTGTTGCCGCTGGCCTTTAGCCGCCAGTCTACCGGCGTGCTGTTGCTGGCGCACCGCAACAACGCCATATTCAGCGAGCAAAACTGTCGACTGCTGCGCCAAATCGCCGACAGAATTGGCATCGCCGTCGATAATGCCGATGCGTACCGCACGGTGACGCATTTGAAAGAGAATCTGCACAGCGAAAACCGCAAGCTGAACGAGCAGATTTCGTCGAGCCAGACCTTCGGCGACATTATTTACCAGAGCGATGCGATGCGCGACGTGCTCCAGCAGGTCAATATTGTCGCCTTGAGTGACAGCACGGTGCTGATCCTCGGCGAAACCGGCACCGGCAAAGAGATCATCGCCCGCGCCCTGCACCAGATGAGCCCGCGCAAAGACAAACCGTTGGTGAAAATTAACTGCGCGGCGATTCCGTCGAGCCTGCTGGAAAGCGAACTGTTTGGTCATGATAAAGGCGCGTTTACGGGTGCGATCAATACCCACCGTGGGCGCTTTGAAATGGCCGATGAAGGCACGCTGTTTCTTGATGAAATTGGCGATATGCCCATCGAACTGCAACCGAAACTGCTGCGTGTGTTGCAAGAGCGCGAAATCGAGCGCATCGGCGGCACGAAAACCATTCCAGTAAATGTGCGCGTGATCGCCGCCACCAACCGCGATCTGCGCCAAATGGTGATCGACCGCGAGTTTCGCAATGATCTTTTCTACCGCCTGAATGTTTTCCCGTTGGTGCTGCCGCCGTTGCGTGAGCGCCCGGAAGACATTCCGCTGCTGGCGCGTTACTTCACGCAAAAACTGGCGCGCCGCCTGAATCGCACTATCGATACCATTCCCGCTGACACTATTCATCAACTGATGCGCTATGAGTGGCCCGGCAACGTGCGCGAGCTGGAAAATGTCATTGAACGCGCGGTGCTGCTCTCCAGAGATAATGTCCTCACTCTGCACTTGCACGCGCAACCGGCCAGCAGCATGGTTCAGCCGGTAACGCGCGATCCGTTTCCTTTCCCCCTGCCGAAAGTGGCAGAGATGATGCACCCCGAACCACCCGAAAACGATGAAGAGGAGCGCCAGCGCATTATTCAGGTGTTGCGCGAAACCAACGGCATCGTGGCCGGAACCCGCGGTGCAGCCGCCAAACTCGGGATGAAACGCACTACGCTGTTATCACGTATGCAGCGCCTCGGCATTGCGGTGCGCGAAGTACTCTAA
- a CDS encoding formate hydrogenlyase maturation HycH family protein — protein MSEYMTKVMFWTLRQKFVDDSVELEEKSRQVMYYSLAIGHHVGVIDCLNVALECPLSEYQHWLTLIEDADARRKMQGLLTFGEIVIDASHVNTLAPSFVALSKTAAEPYRSWSRQLLQHLQDMAHEPALYLMVRLVA, from the coding sequence ATGTCTGAGTACATGACGAAAGTGATGTTCTGGACCCTGCGGCAAAAGTTTGTCGATGACAGCGTCGAGCTGGAAGAGAAAAGCCGCCAGGTGATGTACTACTCGCTGGCCATTGGTCACCACGTGGGGGTGATCGATTGTCTCAATGTGGCGCTGGAGTGCCCGCTCAGCGAGTATCAACACTGGCTCACGCTGATTGAAGATGCCGACGCACGGCGCAAAATGCAGGGGTTATTAACCTTTGGGGAAATCGTGATCGATGCCAGCCACGTCAATACGCTAGCGCCTTCGTTTGTCGCGTTGTCCAAAACGGCGGCGGAACCGTACCGAAGCTGGAGCCGCCAGCTATTACAACATTTGCAGGATATGGCGCACGAACCTGCGCTGTATCTGATGGTGCGGTTAGTCGCTTGA
- a CDS encoding NADH-quinone oxidoreductase subunit B family protein, which translates to MESKVLTQHVSQPVQLDDAAQKMKQLLLRDIQRSAYVYRVDCGGCNGCEIEIFAAITPLFDAERFGIKVVASPRHADILLFTGAVTRAMRMPALRAWESAPDHKIAISYGACGVGGGIFHDLYCVWGGSDTIVPIDVWIPGCPPTPAATIHGFAVALGLLEQKLHAVDHQQAVNETASVRWPTLPLALRVTIERLARQLAGYRQGREITDRLFALLTEGDASQSTQRVNGWLQQAADPRLTVIVQQLMAELERSHV; encoded by the coding sequence ATGGAATCGAAAGTGCTCACGCAGCATGTCAGCCAGCCGGTGCAGCTTGACGACGCGGCGCAAAAAATGAAGCAGCTTCTGCTGCGCGATATCCAGCGTTCCGCCTACGTTTACCGCGTGGATTGCGGCGGCTGCAACGGCTGTGAAATCGAAATTTTCGCCGCCATTACGCCGCTGTTTGATGCCGAGCGTTTTGGCATCAAAGTGGTGGCCTCACCGCGCCACGCCGACATTTTGCTGTTCACCGGCGCGGTAACCCGCGCGATGCGCATGCCCGCCCTGCGCGCCTGGGAGTCAGCGCCGGATCATAAAATCGCTATCTCTTACGGCGCGTGCGGCGTCGGCGGCGGCATTTTCCACGATCTCTACTGCGTATGGGGCGGCAGCGACACCATTGTGCCGATTGATGTCTGGATCCCCGGTTGCCCGCCGACGCCTGCGGCAACCATTCACGGTTTTGCGGTGGCGCTGGGTTTGCTGGAGCAAAAACTGCACGCCGTTGACCACCAGCAAGCGGTGAATGAAACCGCCAGCGTGCGCTGGCCGACGCTGCCGCTGGCGCTGCGCGTCACGATTGAGCGGCTGGCGCGGCAACTGGCGGGTTACCGTCAGGGGCGCGAAATCACCGATCGGCTGTTCGCCCTGTTGACCGAAGGCGACGCCAGCCAGAGTACGCAGCGCGTCAATGGCTGGCTGCAACAAGCGGCCGATCCGCGCTTGACGGTGATCGTGCAGCAATTAATGGCGGAACTGGAGCGCAGCCATGTCTGA
- the hyfH gene encoding hydrogenase 4 subunit H, translating to MLKLLKTILRAGEPTVKYPFAPLEVCPGFRGKPELDPLQCIACGACTNACPANALTMETDTANNSRVWQLFIGRCIYCGRCEEVCPTRAIHLTEEFELAVTNKADLYVRATFRLQHCRECGLAFAAEKSVALAVELLTLNQNAPQQADTLRAQADLCPACRRRAALEHRGSDNVHYYFEERA from the coding sequence ATGCTGAAATTGTTGAAAACCATTCTCAGAGCGGGCGAGCCGACCGTGAAATATCCGTTCGCGCCGCTGGAGGTGTGCCCGGGGTTTCGTGGTAAGCCGGAACTCGATCCGTTGCAATGCATTGCCTGCGGCGCCTGTACCAATGCCTGCCCGGCAAACGCGTTGACCATGGAAACCGATACGGCGAACAACAGCCGCGTTTGGCAACTGTTTATTGGCCGCTGCATCTACTGCGGGCGCTGTGAAGAGGTTTGCCCGACGCGGGCGATCCACTTAACGGAAGAGTTTGAACTGGCAGTGACAAACAAAGCAGATTTGTACGTGCGGGCGACTTTCCGTTTGCAGCACTGCCGCGAGTGTGGCCTGGCGTTTGCCGCCGAAAAATCTGTCGCGCTGGCGGTTGAACTGCTAACGCTGAACCAAAACGCCCCGCAACAGGCTGACACCTTGCGGGCGCAAGCCGACCTCTGCCCGGCCTGCCGCCGACGCGCGGCGCTGGAACATCGCGGCAGCGACAACGTTCATTACTATTTTGAGGAGCGCGCATAA
- a CDS encoding hydrogenase large subunit, producing the protein MNLQQPRGNACLAALKQQFPGAVLDEERQTFEQVTITVKLNQLPEIVHYLYYQHDGWLPVLFGNDERTLNGHYAVYYALSMEGAEKCWIVVKALVDAETREFPSVTPRVPAAVWGEREIRDMYGLIPVGLPDQRRLVLPDDWPDDLHPLRKDTMDYRLRPEPTSDTENYSFINDGGNSARIVPIGPLHITSDEPGHFRLFVDGERIVDADYRLFYVHRGMEKLAETRMGYNEVTFLSDRVCGICGFAHSVAYTTSVENALGIVVPQRAHSIRSVLLEVERLHSHLLNIGLSSHFVGFDTGFMQFFRIREKSMTMAELLTGSRKTYGLNLIGGIRRDILKEQRVKTIQLVKEMRAEVSQLVDMLLSTPNMAQRTQGVGILDRQVARDYSPVGPLIRGSGFARDLRFDHPYADYGSLPKTLFTWPDGDVFSRVMVRVKEVFDSLAMIEFALDNLPDTPLLTEGFRYQPHKFALGYVEAPRGEDVHWSMLGDNQKLYRWRCRAATYANWPVLRYMLRGNTVSDAPLIIGSLDPCYSCTDRVTLVDIRKRKSTTVPYKEIERYGIERRHSPLK; encoded by the coding sequence GTGAATCTTCAGCAACCTCGCGGCAACGCCTGTCTTGCTGCGCTTAAACAACAGTTTCCCGGCGCGGTGCTGGATGAGGAGCGGCAAACCTTCGAACAAGTCACCATTACGGTAAAACTCAATCAACTGCCGGAAATTGTGCACTACCTCTATTACCAGCATGACGGCTGGCTGCCGGTGCTGTTTGGCAATGACGAACGAACTCTGAACGGCCATTACGCGGTCTATTACGCCCTGTCGATGGAAGGTGCGGAAAAGTGCTGGATCGTGGTGAAAGCGCTGGTCGATGCCGAGACGCGCGAGTTTCCGTCCGTCACGCCGCGCGTGCCGGCGGCGGTATGGGGCGAGCGTGAGATCCGCGATATGTACGGGCTGATCCCGGTCGGTTTGCCGGATCAACGCCGCCTGGTGCTGCCGGACGACTGGCCGGACGATCTGCATCCGCTGCGCAAAGACACCATGGATTACCGCCTGCGCCCGGAGCCAACCAGCGATACGGAGAACTATTCGTTTATCAACGATGGCGGCAATTCGGCGCGCATTGTGCCCATCGGCCCGCTGCATATCACCTCGGACGAACCGGGCCATTTCCGCCTGTTTGTTGATGGAGAACGGATTGTCGATGCTGATTACCGCCTGTTTTATGTCCATCGCGGCATGGAAAAACTGGCGGAAACCCGCATGGGTTATAACGAAGTGACCTTCCTGTCGGATCGCGTGTGCGGCATTTGCGGTTTCGCCCACAGCGTGGCTTACACCACCTCGGTGGAAAACGCCCTCGGCATTGTGGTGCCGCAGCGTGCGCATTCTATCCGCTCGGTGTTGCTGGAAGTTGAACGGCTGCACAGCCATTTGCTGAATATTGGCCTTTCCAGCCACTTTGTCGGTTTCGACACCGGGTTTATGCAGTTTTTCCGCATCCGCGAAAAGTCGATGACCATGGCGGAGTTGCTGACCGGTTCGCGCAAAACCTACGGTCTGAATCTGATTGGCGGTATTCGCCGCGACATTTTAAAAGAGCAGCGCGTCAAAACGATTCAGCTGGTGAAAGAGATGCGCGCCGAGGTGTCGCAACTGGTGGATATGCTGCTCTCGACGCCGAATATGGCGCAGCGTACTCAAGGTGTTGGCATCCTCGACCGGCAAGTCGCGCGGGATTACAGCCCGGTGGGGCCGCTGATCCGCGGCAGCGGTTTTGCCCGCGATTTGCGTTTCGATCACCCGTATGCCGATTACGGCAGTCTGCCGAAAACGCTGTTTACCTGGCCCGATGGCGATGTCTTTTCGCGTGTCATGGTGCGGGTGAAAGAGGTGTTCGATTCACTGGCGATGATTGAATTCGCCCTCGATAACCTGCCAGACACGCCGCTGCTGACCGAAGGCTTTCGCTATCAGCCGCACAAATTCGCCCTCGGCTATGTCGAAGCGCCGCGCGGAGAAGATGTGCACTGGAGCATGCTCGGCGATAACCAGAAGCTCTATCGCTGGCGCTGTCGCGCGGCGACTTATGCCAACTGGCCGGTGCTGCGTTATATGCTGCGCGGCAATACCGTTTCCGACGCGCCGCTGATTATCGGCAGCCTCGATCCCTGTTATTCGTGCACCGACCGCGTGACGCTGGTGGATATCCGTAAACGCAAATCGACCACCGTGCCCTACAAAGAGATCGAACGTTACGGCATTGAACGTCGCCATTCGCCGCTGAAGTAA
- the hyfF gene encoding hydrogenase 4 subunit F — MSHALMFTLLLLTPLVISALCFACRLRGNAARTLVTAIHTLGITLLLVIALWTVTEAVGEGEIFAAHRWLHIDSLSGLFLSLLGVIGFLTGLYSIGYMRHEVDHGEISVPTLCYYYGFFHLFLFTMLLVVTSNNLIVMWAAIEATTLSSAFLVGIYGQRSSLEAAWKYIIICTVGVAFGLFGTVLVYANAASFMAQPENAIFWTEVLKESSQLDPTLMVLAFVFVLIGFGTKTGLFPMHAWLPDAHSEAPSPVSALLSAVLLNCALLVLIRYYIIICHAIGDTFPNRLLLIFGLLSVGVAAFFILVQQDMKRLLAYSSVENMGLVAVALGIGGPLGILAALLHTLNHSLAKTLLFCGSGNVLLKYGTRNIDVVCGMLKVMPFTAVLLGGGALALGGMPPFNIFLSEFMTVTAGLAAEHLAVTLLLLLLLTLVLGGLVRMVAKVLFAAPPQQVATGELGWLTTAPMVVLLVMMLVMGTHIPQPVSRLLAGASSIVLSGNDEHPTQLSWLWASFDTTASHLQGE, encoded by the coding sequence ATGAGTCACGCATTGATGTTCACGTTGTTACTGCTGACGCCGTTAGTCATCTCCGCGTTGTGTTTCGCCTGCCGCCTGCGCGGCAACGCGGCGCGCACGCTTGTGACGGCTATACATACGCTGGGAATTACGCTGCTGTTGGTCATCGCCCTGTGGACAGTGACCGAAGCGGTGGGCGAAGGGGAAATCTTCGCCGCGCATCGCTGGCTGCACATCGACAGCCTGAGCGGTTTGTTCCTGTCGTTACTGGGCGTTATCGGCTTTCTCACCGGGCTTTATTCGATTGGCTATATGCGCCATGAAGTGGATCACGGCGAAATCAGCGTCCCGACGCTTTGTTACTACTACGGCTTTTTCCATCTGTTCCTGTTCACCATGCTGTTAGTGGTCACCAGCAATAACCTGATTGTGATGTGGGCGGCGATTGAAGCCACCACGCTGAGTTCGGCGTTTCTGGTCGGCATTTACGGCCAGCGTTCATCGCTGGAAGCGGCGTGGAAATACATCATCATTTGTACCGTTGGCGTCGCCTTTGGCCTGTTCGGCACGGTGCTGGTGTATGCCAACGCCGCCAGTTTTATGGCGCAACCGGAAAACGCCATCTTCTGGACAGAAGTGTTGAAAGAGAGCAGCCAGCTTGACCCGACGCTGATGGTGCTGGCGTTTGTGTTTGTGCTGATTGGCTTTGGCACCAAAACCGGGCTGTTTCCAATGCACGCCTGGTTGCCGGATGCGCACAGCGAAGCGCCCAGCCCGGTCAGCGCCCTGCTCTCTGCGGTACTGCTTAACTGCGCACTGCTGGTGTTGATTCGTTACTACATCATCATTTGCCACGCCATTGGCGACACCTTCCCGAACCGACTGCTGCTGATTTTTGGCCTGCTGTCGGTCGGCGTCGCCGCGTTTTTCATTCTGGTGCAGCAGGATATGAAACGCCTGCTGGCCTACTCCAGCGTGGAAAACATGGGGCTGGTCGCCGTTGCGCTCGGCATTGGCGGCCCGCTGGGGATTCTGGCGGCGCTGTTGCACACGCTCAATCACAGCCTCGCGAAAACCCTGCTGTTTTGCGGCTCCGGCAATGTGCTGCTCAAGTACGGCACCCGCAATATCGATGTGGTGTGCGGCATGTTGAAAGTAATGCCGTTCACCGCCGTGTTGCTCGGCGGCGGCGCGTTGGCGCTCGGCGGGATGCCGCCATTCAATATCTTCCTCAGTGAATTTATGACCGTCACCGCCGGGCTGGCGGCAGAACACCTGGCCGTCACGCTGCTGTTGCTGCTCTTGCTGACGCTGGTGCTCGGCGGGCTGGTGCGCATGGTGGCGAAAGTGCTGTTCGCCGCGCCGCCGCAGCAAGTCGCAACCGGCGAACTGGGCTGGCTCACCACCGCGCCGATGGTGGTGTTACTGGTGATGATGCTGGTGATGGGCACGCATATTCCGCAGCCGGTCAGCCGCCTGCTGGCGGGCGCGTCGAGCATTGTGTTGTCCGGCAACGATGAACATCCCACGCAGCTGAGCTGGCTGTGGGCCTCTTTTGACACCACCGCATCGCATCTCCAGGGAGAGTGA